In the genome of Mytilus edulis chromosome 3, xbMytEdul2.2, whole genome shotgun sequence, one region contains:
- the LOC139515263 gene encoding ankyrin repeat domain-containing protein 50-like: MYGESDSGKMKYCSLVLCVMFNNSLTEENLSPKDKKIGAIIEDLLEECELIKGTSIKRLRKSLETLEGTYVVKVDNKYKIIHDKLFDFLAKYFGEKMIQIFIDHANTGFIRERFLWQITDNMGTEIEFVIRIPDTYIDRYIERLVKDWENGNVTNVCVNRNMKSTLFTENLVTHLNQLDLSKQQELVSTKDIYDKDIALGGSCYVGTITLVKWLISRNSDVNHCTEDASYNGHIHVVKELLQHSADVNKCNNSDVSPLFIASEIGHVDVVKELLQYSADVNKCKHNGISPLYIASQNGHVNVVKELLQHSADVNKCNNNGVSPLSIASQNGHVNVVIVLLQHSADVNKCDNDGVSPLFIASQNGHVNVVIVLLQHSADVNKCDNDGVSPLFIASQNGHVNVVIVLLQYSADVNKCKHNGISPLYIASQNGHVNVVKELLQHSADVNKSSQNGHVDVVKELLQHSADVNKCRNDGTPPLQMACYNNMIEVVRVLLQCDDVDIDLCDDDGCSSLYIASQKGHVNVVKELLQHSADVNKCDFKGKNALNVGQEKGHIEIESLLKGKGLNQLLCQNDQFQ; encoded by the exons ATGTATGGAGAAAGTGATAGTGGTAAGATGAAGTATTGTAGCTTAGTCCTTTGTGTGATGTTTAACAACTCATTAACAGAAGAAAACTTGTCaccaaaagataaaaagataGGAGCAATCATAGAAGATTTACTAGAAGAATGTGAACTGATTAAAGGAACATCCATCAAACGTTTAAGGAAATCCCTGGAAACACTTGAAGGTACCTATGTGGTCAAGGTggataataaatacaaaataatccATGATAAGTTGTTTGATTTCCTTGCCAAATACTTTGGGGAGAAGATGATACAGATTTTTATTGATCATGCTAATACTGGTTTTATTAGAGAAAGATTTCTTTGGCAAATAACAGATAACATGGGCACAGAAATAGAGTTTGTAATAAGAATACCTGATACctatatagatagatatatagaAAGATTGGTGAAAGACTGGGAGAATGGTAATGTAACCAATGTATGTGTCAACAGAAACATGAAATCTACTTTATTTACTGAAAACTTGGTAACTCATTTAAACCAACTTGATCTATCAAAGCAACAAGAACTTGTTTCTACTAAAGATATTTACGATAAAGATATAGCACTAGGTGGAAGTTGTTATGTGGGTACTATTACACTTGTCAAATGGTTGATCAGTAGGAATAGTGATGTTAATCATTGTACAGAGGATG CAAGTTATAATGGACATATtcatgttgttaaagaactgttacaacattcagctgatgtcaataaatGTAACAATAGTGATGTATCACCTCTGTTTATAGCAAGTGAGATAGGACATGTggatgttgttaaagaactgttacaatattcagctgatgtcaataagtgtaAACATAATGGTATATCACCTCTGTATATagcaagtcagaatggacatgttaatgttgttaaagaactgttacaacattcagctgatgtcaataagtgtaACAATAATGGTGTATCACCTCTGTCTATagcaagtcagaatggacatGTTAATGTTGTTATAGTactgttacaacattcagctgatgtcaataagtgtGACAATGATGGTGTATCACCTCTGTTTATagcaagtcagaatggacatGTTAATGTTGTTATAGTactgttacaacattcagctgatgtcaataagtgtGACAATGATGGTGTATCACCTCTGTTTATagcaagtcagaatggacatGTTAATGTTGTTATAGTACTGTTACAatattcagctgatgtcaataagtgtaAACATAATGGTATATCACCTCTGTATATagcaagtcagaatggacatgttaatgttgttaaagaactgttacaacattcagctgatgtcaataagt caagtcagaatggacatgttgatgttgttaaagaactgttacaacattcagctgatgtcaataagtgtaGGAATGATGGCACCCCACCATTACAGATGGCTTGTTACAACAACATGATAGAGGTTGTACGTGTACTTCTTCAGTGTGATGATGTTGATATTGATCTTTGTGATGATGATGGATGTTCTTCACTTTATATAGCAAGTCAGAAAGGACATGttaatgttgttaaagaactgttacaacattcagctgatgtcaataagtgtGACTTTAAAGGTAAAAATGCTCTCAATGTAGGACAGGAGAAAGGACATATAGAAATAGAATCATTGTTAAAGGGAAAAGGATTAAATCAACTTTTATGTCAAAATGATCAATTCCAGTGA